A genomic window from Pantoea phytobeneficialis includes:
- a CDS encoding FmdB family zinc ribbon protein: protein MPYYDYLCSDCGAFELRRSVAARDEPAPCPICQKNAERKVSFQPVLLRSKPGAEVRNPLHVEGCPCCPGVIK from the coding sequence ATGCCTTACTATGATTATCTCTGTTCAGACTGCGGCGCATTTGAGTTGCGCCGTTCTGTGGCGGCGCGCGATGAACCCGCGCCCTGCCCGATCTGCCAGAAAAACGCCGAACGGAAGGTCAGTTTTCAACCGGTGTTGCTGCGCAGCAAACCGGGCGCGGAGGTGCGCAACCCGTTGCATGTTGAGGGATGCCCCTGCTGTCCCGGCGTCATTAAGTGA
- the hydA gene encoding dihydropyrimidinase, giving the protein MTSTLIRGGRIITAVDDYHADILIENEKIVSIGLNLQPGANCQVIEASGMLLFPGGVDCHTHMENTFGPSVTADNFKSGTRSAAYGGTTTIIDFALQNHGTSPLQAIERAQSKADNVASIDYGFHVIITEVDKQVLEDMRYAIRHEGVSSFKMFMAYPGTVMSDDAAIFQAMRMVGQHGGMVALHAENGTIVELLIQEALAQGHTSPRHHALTRPALLEGEATHRGIKLAELAEAPVYFVHLSAKEALKHVVEARDLGIPVFAETCPHYLFFDESSYADSDESDSFDGARFVMSPPLRSKEAQNALWTALKTDDLQLISTDHCPYCMKEGHLGKINQKPLGANDFSKIPNGVPGVETRMTVVYDGGVRSGRISLNRFVELMSTAPAKLFGLFPQKGTIAVGSDADIVIFDPNEKHTISAATQHSDVDFTLFEGHQVQGKVKKVLLRGELLVSDDQWVGKTGQGRFIPRGEVGKW; this is encoded by the coding sequence ATGACCAGTACCCTGATTCGCGGTGGGCGGATTATCACGGCGGTGGACGATTATCACGCCGACATTCTGATCGAGAATGAAAAAATCGTCAGTATCGGACTGAATCTGCAACCTGGCGCTAACTGCCAGGTGATTGAAGCCAGTGGCATGCTGCTGTTCCCCGGTGGGGTTGATTGCCATACCCATATGGAAAACACCTTTGGCCCGTCGGTGACCGCCGATAACTTTAAATCGGGCACCCGTTCGGCAGCCTATGGTGGCACCACCACCATTATCGATTTTGCCTTGCAGAATCACGGCACCAGCCCGTTGCAGGCCATCGAGCGCGCGCAATCCAAAGCGGATAACGTCGCCAGCATCGATTATGGCTTTCACGTCATCATTACCGAGGTGGATAAGCAGGTACTGGAGGATATGCGCTACGCCATCCGTCATGAAGGCGTTTCCAGCTTCAAGATGTTTATGGCGTATCCCGGCACGGTGATGTCCGATGATGCGGCCATTTTCCAGGCGATGCGCATGGTCGGCCAGCATGGCGGCATGGTGGCACTGCACGCAGAAAACGGCACCATCGTCGAATTGCTGATTCAGGAAGCGCTGGCACAGGGCCACACCTCGCCACGCCATCATGCCCTGACACGCCCCGCACTGCTGGAAGGGGAAGCGACCCATCGCGGTATTAAGCTGGCGGAACTGGCGGAGGCGCCGGTCTACTTTGTCCATCTTTCGGCAAAAGAAGCGTTGAAACATGTGGTGGAAGCGCGCGACCTCGGCATCCCGGTATTCGCCGAAACCTGCCCGCATTATCTGTTCTTTGATGAGTCGTCTTACGCTGACAGCGACGAATCCGACAGCTTTGATGGCGCACGCTTCGTGATGAGCCCGCCGCTGCGTTCGAAAGAAGCGCAAAACGCGCTGTGGACGGCGCTGAAAACCGATGACCTGCAACTGATTTCTACCGACCATTGCCCGTACTGCATGAAGGAAGGCCATTTAGGAAAAATTAATCAGAAACCGCTGGGTGCCAACGATTTCTCCAAAATTCCTAACGGCGTGCCCGGCGTCGAAACCCGTATGACGGTGGTGTATGACGGCGGCGTGCGCAGTGGCCGTATTTCGCTTAACCGCTTTGTCGAGCTGATGTCCACCGCCCCGGCCAAGCTGTTCGGTCTGTTCCCGCAAAAGGGCACCATCGCGGTGGGTAGCGATGCCGATATCGTCATCTTTGATCCCAACGAAAAACACACCATCAGCGCTGCAACACAACACAGCGATGTGGATTTCACGCTGTTTGAAGGGCATCAGGTGCAGGGCAAAGTGAAGAAAGTGCTGCTGCGCGGCGAGCTGCTGGTGAGTGATGACCAATGGGTAGGCAAAACCGGCCAGGGACGCTTTATCCCGCGTGGTGAAGTGGGTAAATGGTAG
- a CDS encoding dihydrodipicolinate synthase family protein — MKELHHYQGVYAATVCPMDESGRYIDEASLIAHLRQVSQVPGIRGLLINGHAGENFALSREEKRRVVTLARQVCPPETLLVAGLNAEDSFDAQAQADDAKAAGADAILLFPPYSWTLSTDEKTVLNHHRIANANAALPMMLYQSGVNSGGMAYPPALLQQLVCLPNVVAVKEGSWETATYEANLRLVREVAPHVAVMASGDEHLLTCFALGTDGSLVSLAAVVPELVVALYDAMQQQNLAEAQRLHQFIYPLAKEIYGTWPGTHANARLKACLHLAGHLPHAMPRPPVPAVDDAQRQRLATALTFAQSFTATP, encoded by the coding sequence ATGAAAGAGTTACACCATTACCAGGGTGTGTATGCGGCGACTGTTTGTCCGATGGACGAAAGTGGCAGATACATCGACGAAGCGAGCCTGATTGCGCATTTGCGCCAGGTTTCGCAGGTGCCAGGGATTCGCGGGTTGCTCATCAACGGCCATGCCGGTGAGAACTTCGCGCTCTCGCGTGAGGAAAAACGTCGCGTGGTAACCCTGGCGCGCCAGGTGTGCCCGCCGGAAACGCTGCTGGTAGCCGGTCTTAACGCCGAGGACAGTTTTGATGCACAGGCGCAGGCTGACGATGCGAAAGCCGCCGGTGCTGATGCCATTCTGCTGTTCCCACCCTACTCCTGGACGCTCTCCACCGACGAGAAAACGGTGCTGAATCACCACCGTATCGCCAATGCCAACGCCGCGTTACCGATGATGTTGTATCAGTCCGGCGTGAACAGCGGTGGTATGGCGTATCCCCCGGCGTTGCTTCAGCAACTGGTCTGCCTGCCCAACGTGGTCGCGGTGAAGGAAGGGAGCTGGGAAACCGCCACCTATGAGGCGAACCTGCGATTGGTCCGTGAAGTTGCACCGCATGTGGCGGTGATGGCCTCCGGTGACGAGCATCTGCTGACCTGCTTTGCCCTTGGCACCGATGGCAGCCTGGTGAGTCTGGCGGCGGTGGTGCCCGAATTGGTGGTGGCGCTGTACGACGCGATGCAGCAGCAAAACCTCGCTGAAGCGCAGCGCCTGCATCAATTTATTTATCCACTGGCGAAGGAGATCTACGGCACCTGGCCGGGCACCCATGCCAATGCGCGCTTAAAAGCCTGTCTGCATCTTGCCGGGCATCTTCCTCACGCCATGCCGCGCCCGCCAGTGCCTGCCGTCGATGACGCGCAGCGCCAGCGGTTAGCGACAGCGCTGACCTTTGCACAATCCTTTACGGCTACCCCCTAA
- a CDS encoding NAD(P)/FAD-dependent oxidoreductase, whose product MTSTRFDVCIVGGGVMGCSTALFLAKAGMRVVVVERNALCRSASGVNAGTLTLHMTRAALVPYAMKAWEMWMRPETWLGQGVLATHAPGLSLAFTDAEVMMLEERAAARREYGADISVISPQAAMKVDPGINGSIKAAAFCEIDGFASAYLTGRAFYAALREAGVTIIEQFSVGHIERQNAGYRVSTEDRSQSIVASRLVLAGGVWLEPMLAMIGIHIPVKTLINQLIVTERMPTVMRSVLSIANGLLSMKQFANGTVVIGGGWQGIGSRELGGRETIPENLIGNLRLGQHAVPALASARVARIWLGLESETADAMPMIGPLAQHPDLFVIGCVHSGYTSGPYMGKLLAQQILGQQPEMPLFDPSRLLPTDDQAVASLSRGQ is encoded by the coding sequence GTGACTTCAACACGCTTTGATGTGTGCATCGTTGGCGGCGGCGTGATGGGCTGCTCCACCGCGCTGTTTCTGGCGAAAGCCGGGATGCGTGTGGTGGTGGTGGAACGCAATGCCCTCTGTCGCAGTGCCTCCGGCGTCAATGCCGGGACACTCACGCTGCATATGACCCGCGCCGCGCTGGTGCCCTACGCCATGAAAGCGTGGGAGATGTGGATGCGGCCGGAAACCTGGCTCGGCCAGGGGGTGCTGGCAACCCATGCACCCGGTTTGTCTCTCGCTTTTACCGATGCCGAAGTAATGATGCTGGAAGAGCGCGCGGCAGCCCGGCGTGAGTATGGTGCCGATATTTCGGTGATTTCACCGCAGGCGGCGATGAAGGTTGATCCGGGCATCAACGGCTCCATCAAAGCGGCGGCATTCTGTGAGATCGATGGCTTTGCCAGCGCCTACCTGACAGGCCGTGCCTTCTATGCCGCGCTGCGTGAAGCCGGTGTAACCATCATCGAACAATTTTCCGTCGGCCATATCGAGCGGCAAAACGCCGGTTATCGCGTCTCAACCGAGGACCGTAGCCAATCCATCGTGGCCAGCCGTCTGGTGCTGGCGGGCGGTGTCTGGCTGGAGCCGATGCTGGCGATGATCGGCATCCATATCCCAGTTAAGACATTGATTAACCAGTTGATCGTCACCGAAAGAATGCCAACCGTGATGCGTTCCGTACTCAGCATCGCCAATGGTTTGTTATCCATGAAGCAGTTTGCCAACGGCACCGTGGTGATCGGCGGCGGCTGGCAGGGCATCGGGTCGCGTGAGCTGGGCGGTCGGGAAACCATCCCCGAAAACCTGATCGGCAACCTGCGGCTGGGTCAGCATGCCGTTCCGGCACTGGCGTCTGCCCGTGTTGCACGCATCTGGCTGGGTCTGGAGTCGGAAACCGCCGACGCGATGCCGATGATTGGGCCACTGGCACAACACCCGGATCTCTTCGTGATTGGCTGCGTCCACTCCGGTTATACCAGCGGGCCGTATATGGGCAAGCTGCTGGCGCAGCAGATCCTGGGCCAGCAACCCGAAATGCCGCTTTTTGATCCATCACGACTGCTGCCCACTGATGACCAGGCAGTCGCATCCTTATCCAGAGGCCAATAA
- a CDS encoding NAD(P)/FAD-dependent oxidoreductase has product MNHYDLIVLGAGPAGVSAALMASAKGLRVALFDENAAAGGQVYRAPIMPDAKMDGAEFRAGETLRDALSRSKVRLFLGHVVWAVTGDYRVDALGPDGSIACTTTVLLVATGTTERVVPFEGWTLPGVIGLAAATILLKSQRTLPGKTTLVAGCGPLLVAVAGNTLKAGGDVKAIVDIASRGEWLGTASALLSRPAIFKQSLTYGLPILRARTPLYSRHTLVKVSAQGDQLLAEIAPCDAAARPVAGKTKKILVDCVAVGHGLTPSSDITRLLHARHQYSREAGGWIAETDENGQTSRERLFVAGDGAGIRGAAAAMEQGKRVGLACVAIIQGKTVPEPEAENLSKAWQHAARFGQKMAAMMALREGHVDSIPPHTVVCRCEDVTRAEIEQACEAGAHDVNQLKAWTRCGMGPCQGRTCGDIAAELLATKLGVSRETVGIFSPRTPLRPLTISDMTGDYDYADIPIPKAAPL; this is encoded by the coding sequence ATGAATCATTATGATCTGATCGTCCTGGGTGCCGGTCCGGCAGGGGTTTCAGCGGCACTGATGGCTTCAGCGAAAGGACTGCGGGTTGCGTTGTTCGACGAAAACGCGGCGGCCGGTGGACAGGTGTATCGCGCGCCGATCATGCCCGATGCAAAAATGGATGGCGCTGAATTCAGGGCCGGAGAAACCTTGCGCGATGCCTTATCGCGGAGCAAGGTGCGCCTCTTTTTGGGGCATGTCGTGTGGGCGGTGACCGGCGACTATCGTGTCGATGCCCTTGGGCCGGACGGTTCAATCGCCTGCACCACCACAGTGCTGCTGGTGGCAACCGGCACCACCGAGCGCGTGGTCCCGTTTGAAGGCTGGACTTTACCGGGTGTGATCGGGCTGGCTGCCGCCACTATTTTGCTGAAATCGCAGCGTACCCTGCCGGGGAAAACCACCCTGGTGGCGGGATGTGGCCCCCTGTTGGTGGCGGTGGCGGGAAATACCCTGAAAGCAGGCGGTGACGTGAAGGCGATTGTTGACATTGCTTCACGCGGCGAATGGCTTGGCACCGCTTCGGCGCTGCTCAGTCGTCCGGCGATTTTCAAGCAAAGCCTGACGTATGGTCTGCCGATTCTGCGCGCCAGAACCCCGCTGTATTCACGTCATACGCTGGTGAAGGTCAGTGCGCAGGGCGACCAATTGCTGGCTGAAATCGCACCCTGTGACGCAGCGGCACGACCTGTCGCCGGTAAAACGAAAAAAATTCTGGTGGATTGTGTTGCCGTCGGCCACGGTCTGACCCCCTCCTCCGACATCACGCGTCTGCTCCATGCCAGACATCAATACTCCCGCGAGGCCGGCGGCTGGATTGCCGAAACCGATGAAAACGGCCAGACCAGCCGTGAACGGTTGTTTGTTGCCGGTGACGGTGCCGGTATTCGTGGTGCCGCTGCGGCAATGGAACAAGGCAAACGCGTCGGACTGGCTTGTGTCGCCATCATTCAGGGCAAAACCGTGCCAGAACCGGAAGCTGAAAACCTCAGCAAAGCCTGGCAGCACGCCGCCCGCTTCGGGCAGAAGATGGCCGCGATGATGGCGCTGCGTGAAGGCCATGTTGACAGTATCCCGCCGCACACCGTTGTGTGTCGTTGCGAAGACGTCACGCGCGCCGAGATCGAACAAGCCTGCGAAGCCGGCGCGCATGATGTTAACCAACTGAAGGCCTGGACGCGCTGCGGTATGGGTCCCTGCCAGGGACGCACCTGCGGCGATATCGCCGCCGAACTGCTGGCAACCAAACTGGGGGTGTCGCGCGAAACGGTGGGGATTTTCTCACCCCGCACTCCGCTGCGCCCGCTCACCATCAGCGATATGACCGGCGACTACGACTATGCGGATATCCCGATTCCTAAGGCGGCCCCACTGTGA
- a CDS encoding (2Fe-2S)-binding protein has translation MQHTSGKNVRFVFDNQGYMALPGQSIAAALFSSGVKTLRFSPHQHQPRGMFCLMGSCQECLVMVEGKRVLACKTEASADLVVHSVSDSDPYESL, from the coding sequence ATGCAGCACACTTCAGGGAAAAACGTCCGTTTCGTTTTTGACAATCAGGGATATATGGCATTACCGGGCCAAAGCATTGCCGCCGCACTTTTTTCCAGCGGCGTCAAAACGTTACGCTTCAGTCCCCATCAACATCAGCCCCGCGGCATGTTTTGCCTGATGGGTTCGTGTCAGGAGTGCCTGGTCATGGTGGAGGGTAAGCGGGTATTAGCTTGCAAAACTGAGGCCAGCGCCGATCTGGTTGTTCACTCTGTTTCGGATAGCGATCCTTATGAATCATTATGA
- a CDS encoding transporter substrate-binding domain-containing protein, protein MSKISMLGKLVIAGCIASSLLGAATANARSLDEIMKSKTLIVGVNPNLPPLGVYDDKNQISGFDATVAKKIADSMGVKLELVAVGSNDRVPFIMSDKIDAVMGGMTRNDDRMKVVDFTDPVNTEVLGILTTDKKPYKKWQDLNDPSVKLVQVRGTTPIKYIQDNIPKAQLLILDNYPDAVRAIAQGRADALIDVLDFMLDYTKKYPTKWHVVDDPIEVDYDCIAVSKGNTALREKLNTEIAALHKSGFIGSSWKKWFGHAMLHDPTASPTKY, encoded by the coding sequence ATGAGTAAAATTAGTATGTTAGGAAAGCTGGTTATCGCAGGCTGTATCGCCAGTTCGCTGTTGGGTGCCGCAACGGCCAACGCCAGATCGCTGGATGAGATCATGAAATCGAAAACGCTGATCGTCGGTGTGAACCCGAATCTTCCACCGCTCGGGGTGTATGACGATAAAAATCAGATCTCTGGTTTTGATGCGACAGTGGCGAAGAAAATTGCCGATTCTATGGGCGTGAAACTGGAGCTGGTGGCGGTGGGTTCGAATGACCGCGTGCCGTTTATCATGTCGGACAAAATTGATGCGGTGATGGGCGGAATGACCCGTAACGACGATCGCATGAAGGTGGTGGATTTCACCGATCCGGTTAACACCGAAGTGCTGGGCATCCTCACCACTGATAAAAAACCGTACAAAAAATGGCAGGACCTGAATGACCCGTCAGTAAAACTGGTGCAGGTGCGCGGCACCACGCCAATCAAATATATTCAGGACAACATTCCCAAAGCTCAGCTGTTGATCCTCGATAACTACCCGGATGCGGTGCGCGCCATTGCGCAGGGCCGCGCTGATGCGCTGATCGACGTGCTCGATTTCATGCTGGATTACACCAAAAAATATCCTACCAAGTGGCATGTGGTGGATGACCCGATCGAAGTGGATTACGACTGTATCGCCGTCAGCAAAGGCAACACCGCGCTGCGTGAGAAGTTAAATACCGAGATCGCCGCGCTGCATAAATCAGGCTTTATCGGCAGCAGCTGGAAGAAATGGTTTGGTCACGCCATGTTGCATGACCCAACTGCCTCGCCGACGAAATACTGA
- a CDS encoding amino acid ABC transporter permease → MNLNFFPILDQLPYLLGGAWISLQLAVLAFAFGMVIAMICTSILRYGPKLAGKFINAYVVFATNTPQLVQIYFLFFALPEVGILLSPFTAVLIGATFNAGAYLCEIQRAGFDSVRRMEIEAAEVLGFSRVQIIRYVILPHVIKVMFRPLSNQFIVMTLGTSMASMFGVEELTGRTYNLSSQTYLSVESFSVAAVIYIVITIVATFALAIMGRFLFRARTGVF, encoded by the coding sequence ATGAACCTGAATTTTTTCCCCATTCTTGATCAACTGCCTTACCTGTTAGGCGGCGCCTGGATCAGCCTGCAACTGGCGGTGCTGGCGTTCGCCTTCGGTATGGTGATTGCGATGATCTGTACCAGCATCCTGCGCTATGGCCCTAAACTGGCCGGTAAGTTTATTAACGCCTATGTGGTTTTTGCCACCAACACGCCGCAACTGGTGCAGATCTACTTTCTGTTTTTTGCTCTGCCGGAAGTGGGTATTTTGCTGTCGCCGTTCACCGCAGTGCTGATCGGTGCCACCTTCAATGCCGGGGCTTATTTATGTGAAATCCAGCGAGCGGGCTTTGATTCGGTCCGTCGCATGGAAATTGAAGCGGCAGAAGTGCTCGGCTTCTCCCGTGTGCAGATTATCCGTTACGTCATCCTGCCGCATGTCATCAAGGTGATGTTCCGACCGCTCTCCAACCAGTTCATTGTGATGACGCTGGGGACGTCAATGGCCTCGATGTTTGGTGTCGAAGAACTTACTGGCCGTACCTATAACCTCAGCTCACAAACCTATTTGTCAGTGGAATCTTTCTCCGTCGCTGCCGTGATTTATATCGTGATCACCATTGTCGCCACCTTTGCCCTGGCGATTATGGGGCGGTTTCTTTTCCGTGCCAGAACAGGGGTATTTTGA
- a CDS encoding amino acid ABC transporter permease — translation MSYFDWSEITGLFSYYNLLLLLQGLGITLALSAFGCLIGFLAGFVLAVTINTKAAILSPLRGVVHVYFFIFRRIPFLVTLFLVFFISQYSGLRFSTFTVALISVCIIAAAYLGEIIRSGLESVHHNQWEAAVTLNFSYLQTLRYVIIPQSLTVVIPPTFSFFVMYIKDTTLASQIGVMELTSASKILSDKGYSATLVYAVVLMLYFIVSYPLSRLGKRLERKIATARHH, via the coding sequence ATGAGCTACTTCGACTGGTCGGAAATTACCGGGTTGTTCTCGTACTACAATCTGTTGTTGTTATTGCAGGGGTTAGGCATCACGCTGGCACTGTCGGCGTTTGGCTGCCTGATTGGTTTTCTGGCGGGCTTTGTACTGGCGGTGACCATCAATACCAAAGCGGCGATCCTGTCACCGCTGCGTGGCGTGGTCCATGTGTATTTCTTTATTTTCCGGCGCATCCCGTTCCTGGTGACGTTATTTCTGGTGTTTTTTATCAGCCAGTATTCCGGCCTGCGCTTCTCCACCTTTACCGTGGCGCTGATCAGCGTGTGTATTATCGCTGCCGCCTATCTTGGCGAGATCATCCGCAGTGGGCTGGAATCGGTACACCATAACCAGTGGGAAGCGGCGGTGACGCTGAACTTTTCCTATTTGCAGACGCTGCGCTACGTGATCATTCCGCAGTCCCTGACGGTGGTGATTCCGCCAACCTTTAGCTTCTTCGTTATGTATATCAAAGACACGACGCTGGCTTCGCAGATTGGCGTGATGGAACTGACCTCCGCCAGCAAAATCCTGTCGGATAAAGGCTACTCGGCCACGCTGGTCTATGCCGTCGTCCTTATGCTGTATTTCATTGTGTCTTATCCGTTATCGCGTCTCGGTAAGCGTCTGGAGAGAAAAATTGCCACAGCTCGACATCATTAA
- a CDS encoding amino acid ABC transporter ATP-binding protein, translating to MPQLDIINLKAAYNDQPVLENVTLSVEKGDIVSLIGPSGSGKSTLLRVLMGLLLPKEGQVLLENNAVDYANKGELRQLRESIAIVFQQYNLFQNMTVLENVMITPTKIKGWPKQQVEQDARRLLERVGLSHRINAYPDQLSGGQQQRVAIARALALKPTILLLDEVTAALDPEMVNEVLDTIRELASEGITMFIVSHEMSFVREVSSKVVFMADGQVVETGSPQQVFDAPTHERTRQFVSKILRH from the coding sequence TTGCCACAGCTCGACATCATTAATTTAAAAGCCGCCTATAACGACCAACCGGTACTGGAGAACGTCACTTTATCGGTGGAGAAAGGCGATATCGTCAGCCTGATCGGGCCGTCCGGCTCCGGCAAAAGTACCCTGTTGCGAGTGCTGATGGGTTTACTGCTGCCGAAAGAGGGACAGGTTCTGCTGGAAAATAACGCGGTGGATTACGCCAATAAAGGCGAGTTGCGCCAGCTGCGTGAATCTATCGCCATCGTATTTCAGCAGTACAACCTGTTCCAGAATATGACGGTACTGGAAAACGTGATGATTACGCCCACCAAAATTAAAGGCTGGCCAAAGCAGCAGGTGGAGCAGGACGCGCGCCGTTTACTGGAACGGGTCGGGTTGTCACATCGTATCAATGCGTATCCGGACCAACTCTCCGGCGGTCAACAACAGCGCGTTGCCATTGCCCGCGCGCTGGCGCTGAAGCCCACCATCCTGTTGCTGGATGAGGTGACGGCGGCGCTCGACCCCGAGATGGTGAACGAAGTGCTGGATACCATTCGCGAACTGGCCTCAGAAGGGATCACGATGTTTATCGTTTCCCATGAGATGAGTTTTGTTCGTGAGGTGTCATCAAAGGTGGTGTTTATGGCCGATGGTCAGGTGGTGGAAACCGGCTCGCCACAGCAGGTGTTCGACGCGCCCACTCACGAACGCACGCGGCAGTTTGTCAGCAAAATTTTACGTCACTAA
- a CDS encoding pyridoxal-phosphate-dependent aminotransferase family protein — protein MGPGPINADPRVLRAMSAPLIGQYDPAMTAYMNEVMMLYRSVFRTSNDWTLLVDGTSRAGIEAILVSAIRPGDKVLVPVFGRFGHLLCEIARRCQAEVHTIETPWGTVFTPDQIEEAIKRVRPTMLLTVHGDTSTTMRQPLEELGAICRRYGVLFYTDATATLGGNPLETDAWGLDAVSAGMQKCLGGSAGTSPITLSEQMADSITRRRHVEEGIRDNRHQDGDEPIISSNYFDLAMIMDYWGSERLNHHTEATSALYGARECARLIVQEGVEAGIARHQLHGAALRAGVEAMGLEVFGDPRHKMNNVLGINIPDGLHDQQIRECMLNDFGIEIGTSFGPLKGKMWRIGTMGYNARKDCVLQTLAALEATLNRYGFKTVQGAGMEAAWNSYAN, from the coding sequence ATGGGGCCTGGCCCGATCAATGCCGACCCACGCGTGTTGCGCGCCATGTCAGCACCCCTTATCGGACAATACGATCCAGCAATGACGGCGTATATGAACGAAGTGATGATGCTGTACCGCTCGGTATTCCGCACCAGCAACGACTGGACGTTGCTGGTGGATGGCACATCGCGTGCCGGGATTGAAGCGATTCTGGTTTCAGCCATCCGGCCTGGGGATAAAGTGCTGGTGCCGGTGTTTGGTCGTTTTGGTCATTTATTGTGTGAAATCGCCCGTCGTTGCCAGGCGGAAGTTCACACCATCGAAACCCCGTGGGGCACGGTGTTTACCCCCGATCAAATCGAAGAGGCGATCAAACGGGTGCGGCCGACCATGCTGTTAACCGTACACGGTGATACCTCCACCACCATGCGTCAGCCGCTGGAAGAGTTAGGCGCAATTTGTCGGCGATATGGTGTGCTGTTTTATACCGATGCCACCGCGACTCTCGGTGGCAATCCGCTCGAAACCGATGCATGGGGTTTGGATGCGGTTTCAGCCGGAATGCAAAAGTGTCTGGGCGGTTCAGCCGGTACCTCGCCCATTACCCTGAGTGAACAGATGGCAGACTCGATCACCCGTCGACGTCATGTGGAAGAGGGGATCCGCGATAACCGTCATCAGGACGGTGACGAACCCATTATCTCGTCCAACTATTTTGATTTGGCGATGATCATGGATTACTGGGGCAGCGAACGCCTGAACCACCACACTGAGGCGACCTCGGCGCTGTATGGTGCCCGTGAGTGCGCACGATTGATTGTGCAGGAAGGTGTGGAAGCCGGTATCGCCAGACACCAACTGCATGGCGCTGCATTGCGTGCCGGGGTTGAAGCGATGGGGCTGGAGGTGTTCGGCGACCCACGGCATAAGATGAATAACGTGCTGGGCATTAACATTCCTGACGGGCTGCATGATCAGCAAATCCGTGAATGCATGCTTAACGATTTTGGTATCGAAATCGGCACCTCTTTTGGCCCGTTAAAAGGCAAGATGTGGCGTATCGGCACTATGGGCTACAACGCGCGCAAAGACTGCGTGTTGCAAACCCTGGCGGCGCTGGAAGCCACGCTTAATCGTTATGGTTTTAAAACGGTGCAAGGGGCAGGGATGGAAGCCGCGTGGAATAGCTACGCTAACTGA